In the genome of Dermacentor andersoni chromosome 3, qqDerAnde1_hic_scaffold, whole genome shotgun sequence, one region contains:
- the LOC126525042 gene encoding scoloptoxin SSD14-like, with translation MSLPRYRGDDTTAYERLSQEEDKPVTPAPNTALATRPILLCCILLVIVAVVSATSVLVTLYAKDSLRIKCLPGSVHVEVTPSASALGNFSTWAVSTDAAPCTSVARRIFRKGGKTVDAAIATLLCMGVVIPHSMGIGGGFIATVYSRPKREAQVLVAREVAPAGATSDMFVNNKKGSLFGGLAVAVPGELRGYQALHRHLNGSLPWKELFRDAIRLARHGFPMGAHLANALREHRNVDPALEENVKKAFSDPETGELLAEGELVTLKDLATTLEQIAENGPDYFYEGELADNLVKEVQDNGGMLTKEDLRRYQVTWEKPVTARFKGGMTMFSAPPPASGAVLAYILGIMDAFRSSPGSFLEDNVTTLHRFAEACKFAYARRALLGDPKFVECEQLVRNMSSRQFASEARYKIDDERTFSDPHYYGFVDEVTKPDKGTAHATFWGADGDVIVVSSTVNYYFGSMLRTSGGVVMNNQMDDFSTPGMRNFYGVAPSVANFIFPGKRPMSSMAPVVVIDEKGDVQLALGGTGGAKITSGVALVILRALWQRNSIKEAIDYPRLHHQLIPNHLMVESFFPKAYVEELRKLGHKVTYPKGRFSIMMGVNKHNGRLYANSDFRKGGTVDGY, from the exons ATGTCGCTGCCAAGGTATCGCGGCGACGACACAACGGCTTACGAGCGGCTCTCGCAAGAGGAAGACAAGCCAGTGACTCCTGCGCCCAA TACTGCTTTAGCCACGAGGCCAATTCTTTTGTGCTGCATTTTGCTGGTGATCGTGGCCGTGGTGAGCGCAACCAGTGTGCTGGTGACACTCTACGCCAAGGACAGTCTACGCATCAAGTGCCTTCCCGGCTCCGTCCACGTCGAGGTCACTCCTTCGGCGTCAGCCCTTGGTAATTTCAGCACATGGGCCGTGTCTACCGACGCCGCACCATGCACGTCGGTCGCCAG GCGTATCTTCCGCAAAGGCGGAAAGACCGTGGACGCCGCCATTGCCACCTTGCTGTGCATGGGTGTCGTCATTCCTCACTCTATGGGCATCGGAGGAGGCTTTATAGCTACCGTCTACTCACG GCCCAAGAGAGAAGCACAAGTCCTCGTCGCCCGGGAAGTGGCTCCTGCAGGTGCCACGAGCGACATGTTCGTGAACAACAAGAAAGGAAGCCTATTTG GGGGCCTCGCTGTGGCCGTGCCCGGAGAACTTCGGGGATACCAGGCGCTGCACCGGCACCTTAATGGCTCTCTGCCATGGAAGGAGCTGTTCAGGGACGCCATTCGGCTGGCGAGGCACGGCTTCCCCATGGGCGCACATCTGGCCAACGCGCTGCGGGAGCATCGAAACGTCGACCCTGCCTTGGAAGAAAACGTCAA GAAAGCCTTCTCGGATCCCGAGACGGGAGAGTTGCTGGCCGAAGGCGAGCTTGTGACACTCAAGGACCTGGCTACCACGCTGGAGCAGATAGCCGAGAACGGACCCGACTACTTTTACGAGGGAGAGTTAGCCGATAATCTCGTCAAAGAAGTCCAAGATAATG GTGGCATGCTCACGAAGGAGGACTTGAGGCGCTACCAGGTGACTTGGGAGAAACCCGTGACTGCCCGTTTCAAGGGCGGCATGACCATGTTCTCGGCGCCACCACCAGCGAGCGGTGCTGTGCTCGCCTATATCTTGGGCATAATGGACGCGTTCCGGTCGTCGCCGGGATCTTTTCTGGAGGACAACGTGACCACCCTGCACAG GTTTGCTGAAGCATGCAAGTTTGCTTATGCCAGGAGGGCCCTCCTAGGAGACCCTAAGTTTGTTGAATGCGAGCAG ttGGTCCGCAACATGAGTTCGCGCCAGTTTGCTTCCGAAGCGAGATACAAGATTGACGACGAGCGCACATTTTCGGACCCACACTACTACGGTTTCGTGGACGAGGTCACAAAGCCTGACAAGGGCACGGCGCACGCCACTTTCTGGGGAGCTGATGGTGACGTCATCGTCGTATCCAGCACCGTCAACTACTA TTTCGGAAGCATGTTGCGGACTTCGGGTGGAGTGGTGATGAACAACCAGATGGACGACTTCTCTACGCCCGGGATGCGGAACTTCTACGGCGTGGCCCCTTCCGTGGCGAACTTCATTTTCCCGGGAAAGCGGCCCATGTCTTCAATGGCACCTGTGGTGGTTATCGACGAAAAAGGGGACGTCCAGCTGGCCCTGGGCGGCACGGGAGGTGCGAAGATCACCTCAGGCGTTGCGCTG GTGATCCTGCGGGCATTGTGGCAGAGAAATAGTATCAAGGAAGCCATCGACTATCCAAGGCTCCACCACCAGCTGATACCAAATCATCTTATGGTTGAGTCATTCTTCCCGAAG GCTTACGTAGAAGAGCTACGAAAGCTTGGCCACAAGGTCACCTACCCGAAAGGGAGATTTTCCATCATGATGGGTGTTAACAAACATAACGGCCGTCTGTACGCTAACTCCGACTTCAGGAAAGGCGGCACTGTGGATGGATACTGA